One window of the Acaryochloris sp. CCMEE 5410 genome contains the following:
- a CDS encoding formylglycine-generating enzyme family protein, translated as MPNSCLDQALKPVKVMISNADQHLELCQSLELHLRDLQQKGLIELGCDLKSDTGVPVKHSSDSSLHQADVILFLTATPTLSIFIRSSYFEQTSLPKLQDVAQDQEFETTQPQFARMTQGPSWTPVVQEVSRIAQDIQAQILAAQQAQRRLTGITEYKQLAEKFFQDGDISPAERKMLARLAEQYQLSDRDIDQIRIELKAAYDTEKSNRQEFRNAAQLELQHRQGKLEKAQDILNDLRLALGISEDVAGQIQQEILKEWTPSEPDTPFDVVLLNQEGKEKQRTTHQIQYYVETLASDVDLELAAIPEGKFHMGSTDDDKYHDKNEKPQHVVELPSFYMSKYPITQEQWRAIAQLEKISIELKADPSHFKGSQLPVESVSWYEAVEFCDRLSQLTGMTYRLPSEAEWEYACRARTETIFHFGNTISPEFANYDSTILMTFVNIFREEAGKVGRGTTPVGHFKVANAFGLYDMHGNVSEWCLDTYQKTYDLAPVDGSAWIDMHNGRSQCVKRGGDWFSSSMNCYSASRGSNAPDESSSQLGFRVVRTSI; from the coding sequence ATGCCCAATTCCTGCTTAGACCAGGCACTTAAGCCGGTTAAAGTGATGATCTCGAATGCTGATCAGCACCTTGAGTTATGCCAGTCACTGGAACTGCATCTGAGGGATTTGCAGCAGAAAGGGTTAATTGAATTGGGGTGCGATCTCAAGTCTGACACAGGAGTCCCTGTAAAGCACTCCAGTGATAGTTCCCTTCACCAGGCTGATGTGATTTTGTTCTTAACAGCCACGCCAACCCTCTCTATCTTTATCCGCTCTAGCTACTTCGAGCAGACTTCATTACCCAAGCTCCAAGATGTGGCTCAAGATCAAGAATTTGAAACGACTCAACCCCAGTTTGCTCGTATGACTCAAGGCCCCTCTTGGACACCCGTTGTCCAAGAAGTGAGTCGAATCGCCCAAGACATTCAAGCGCAGATTCTGGCAGCACAACAAGCCCAGAGAAGGCTGACAGGCATTACGGAGTATAAGCAGCTAGCAGAGAAGTTTTTCCAAGATGGTGATATCTCTCCGGCTGAGCGAAAAATGTTAGCTCGGTTGGCTGAGCAATATCAACTGTCTGATAGGGATATCGATCAGATCAGGATTGAGCTGAAGGCCGCCTATGACACTGAAAAGTCTAACCGTCAGGAATTTAGAAATGCAGCGCAGCTTGAACTCCAACATCGGCAAGGAAAGTTGGAAAAAGCTCAAGACATTCTCAATGACCTGCGTCTGGCATTAGGAATTTCGGAGGACGTCGCTGGCCAAATTCAGCAGGAAATACTGAAAGAGTGGACGCCCTCAGAGCCAGATACACCGTTCGATGTGGTGTTGCTAAACCAGGAAGGAAAAGAAAAACAGCGTACGACACATCAAATTCAATATTATGTCGAGACATTGGCGTCTGACGTGGACCTAGAGCTCGCCGCCATTCCTGAGGGGAAATTTCATATGGGATCCACAGATGATGACAAATATCATGATAAAAATGAAAAGCCACAGCATGTGGTAGAACTTCCGTCGTTCTACATGAGTAAGTATCCCATCACTCAAGAACAGTGGCGTGCTATTGCCCAGCTAGAGAAAATTTCTATTGAATTAAAGGCTGACCCATCCCACTTTAAGGGAAGTCAACTTCCCGTTGAGAGTGTGTCTTGGTATGAAGCCGTAGAGTTTTGTGATCGTCTTTCTCAACTAACGGGAATGACTTACCGCTTGCCGAGCGAAGCGGAGTGGGAATATGCCTGTCGGGCCAGAACCGAAACTATCTTTCACTTTGGCAATACAATCAGCCCTGAATTTGCCAATTATGATTCCACAATCCTCATGACCTTTGTCAATATTTTCCGGGAAGAAGCGGGTAAGGTCGGCCGAGGGACAACGCCTGTAGGCCACTTTAAGGTCGCCAATGCTTTTGGCCTCTATGATATGCATGGCAATGTTTCTGAATGGTGTCTTGATACGTATCAAAAAACCTATGACTTAGCACCGGTAGATGGTTCAGCTTGGATTGATATGCATAATGGCCGCTCTCAATGTGTCAAAAGAGGTGGGGATTGGTTCTCGTCTTCCATGAACTGCTATTCTGCCTCACGCGGATCTAATGCTCCGGATGAGAGCAGCAGCCAGCTTGGATTTCGTGTGGTTCGTACCTCTATATGA
- a CDS encoding transposase yields MLICLGILCPLPSKKAQSVERRWQRFLCNPLIDVHKLYVPLVLLALKNWRTHRLYLAMDTTVLWNEYCMIHVSVVCCGRAVPLLWKVLEHKSAAVAFEEYQPLLRQARWLLRQHPDVMLLADRGFANHQLMSWLQQSRWHYCLRIPCDVLLHGPRQCPREVRRLWPSKGEALLYRNVGLWDDGLYRCNLVLANIRGVKEPWAVITDESPSLQTLWQYALRFRVEELFLDSKSGVFELEESKIRCADALERLYLIAAVALLYSTAQGWLFILKGYANRLIPIGTEALAISRLDCGGSRGWSIKDGSC; encoded by the coding sequence ATGCTTATCTGCTTGGGAATCCTATGTCCCCTGCCGAGCAAAAAAGCCCAAAGTGTCGAGCGTCGCTGGCAACGCTTTCTGTGCAATCCGCTCATTGATGTCCACAAACTGTATGTCCCTTTGGTCCTTCTAGCGCTTAAGAACTGGCGAACCCATCGCCTTTACCTAGCGATGGATACCACGGTTTTATGGAATGAATACTGCATGATTCATGTATCCGTTGTCTGCTGTGGCAGAGCAGTACCGTTGTTATGGAAAGTATTAGAGCACAAGAGTGCGGCGGTTGCTTTTGAGGAATATCAACCGCTATTGCGTCAGGCCCGTTGGTTATTACGGCAGCATCCAGATGTCATGTTGTTAGCAGATCGTGGGTTCGCGAACCATCAACTGATGAGCTGGTTACAGCAGAGCCGTTGGCATTACTGTCTGCGTATCCCATGTGATGTCCTTCTCCATGGCCCCCGTCAATGTCCAAGAGAAGTCCGTAGGTTATGGCCATCCAAAGGAGAAGCTCTCCTCTACCGTAATGTCGGGCTTTGGGATGATGGCCTCTATCGGTGCAATTTGGTACTGGCGAATATCCGAGGCGTAAAAGAACCATGGGCAGTGATTACAGATGAATCACCCTCGTTACAAACCTTGTGGCAATACGCCTTGAGGTTTCGGGTGGAAGAATTATTCCTCGATAGTAAATCTGGTGTGTTTGAGCTTGAAGAGTCGAAAATTCGCTGTGCTGATGCTCTGGAGAGGCTGTACCTGATTGCTGCTGTGGCACTGCTATACAGCACGGCTCAGGGATGGCTGTTCATATTAAAGGGCTACGCCAACAGGTTGATCCCCATTGGCACAGAGGCATTAGCTATCTCAAGATTGGATTGCGGTGGCTCAAGGGGGTGGTCCATAAAGGACGGGAGTTGTTGA
- the purU gene encoding formyltetrahydrofolate deformylase: MSAPTATLLISCPDQQGLVAKIAHFIATHHGNIIHADHHTDFTNQLFLSRLEWSLEGFQLSRSQIGTQFSELAESLRANWQLHFSDRKPRMSIWVSKQDHCLLDLLWRQQAGDLPVEIPLIISNHDTLQPIAEQFNIDFYHLPINKESKARQEKQQLALLKQYNIDLVVLAKYMQILSPQFIAAFSSTINIHHSFLPAFPGANPYQRAYKRGVKIIGATAHYVTEELDEGPIIEQEVVRVSHRDSSDEFIRKGKDVERSALARAVRLHLQNRVLVYNHRTVVFD; the protein is encoded by the coding sequence ATGTCTGCACCAACAGCAACGCTCCTCATTTCTTGCCCAGATCAACAAGGGCTAGTGGCTAAAATTGCCCACTTTATTGCAACTCATCATGGCAACATCATCCATGCCGATCACCATACGGATTTCACCAATCAATTATTTCTCAGTCGTCTGGAATGGAGTTTAGAGGGGTTTCAGTTATCGCGATCGCAAATCGGCACTCAATTCTCTGAACTGGCAGAATCCTTACGGGCCAACTGGCAACTGCACTTTTCCGACCGTAAACCTCGCATGTCTATTTGGGTAAGCAAGCAGGATCACTGCCTGCTGGATTTACTATGGCGACAACAGGCTGGTGATCTTCCCGTCGAGATTCCCCTGATCATCAGCAACCATGACACCCTGCAACCGATTGCTGAACAATTCAACATCGACTTTTACCACTTACCTATCAACAAAGAGAGTAAAGCTCGGCAGGAGAAACAGCAGCTTGCCTTACTCAAGCAATACAACATCGACTTAGTGGTCCTTGCCAAATACATGCAAATCCTCAGCCCTCAATTCATCGCCGCCTTCTCTTCCACCATCAATATTCACCATTCCTTCCTACCTGCCTTTCCGGGGGCAAATCCCTACCAAAGAGCCTATAAGCGGGGCGTCAAAATTATTGGTGCGACGGCCCACTATGTGACCGAAGAGCTGGATGAAGGCCCCATTATTGAACAAGAAGTCGTACGAGTCAGCCACCGGGATTCCAGTGATGAATTTATCCGTAAGGGCAAAGATGTAGAACGTTCCGCGTTGGCCAGAGCAGTTCGTCTTCACCTGCAAAACCGGGTCTTGGTCTATAACCATCGCACCGTTGTTTTTGATTGA
- a CDS encoding DNA-processing protein DprA gives MSQSLDLPQVGDPKADEFLQELAAIQQTSSKRIAILGSRHVPLMHQHIIEMMSYALALSGNRLLTSGAIGTNAAAIRGAMRADPKLLTVVLPQSMTEQPPESQRLLEKVMHLVEKPEHDNLSLAEASAICNQEIVSRCDQLICFAFHDSHTLLKTCQEAEELRKLVTLFYFD, from the coding sequence TTGAGCCAGTCTCTCGATTTACCTCAGGTTGGCGACCCCAAAGCTGACGAGTTTCTACAAGAACTAGCAGCGATTCAACAGACCAGTTCCAAACGCATTGCCATTTTGGGTTCTCGCCACGTCCCCCTCATGCATCAGCACATCATCGAAATGATGAGCTATGCATTAGCCCTTTCTGGAAACCGCCTCCTCACATCGGGTGCGATTGGCACCAATGCTGCGGCCATTCGAGGTGCGATGCGAGCGGATCCAAAGTTATTAACGGTGGTACTTCCCCAAAGCATGACAGAGCAGCCCCCGGAGTCTCAACGGCTATTGGAGAAAGTGATGCATCTGGTGGAAAAACCAGAACATGACAACCTGTCCCTGGCAGAAGCAAGTGCTATCTGCAACCAGGAGATCGTTTCTCGATGTGATCAGCTCATTTGCTTTGCCTTCCATGACAGCCATACTTTGCTCAAGACCTGTCAAGAAGCTGAAGAACTGCGTAAGCTAGTGACCCTGTTCTATTTTGATTAG
- a CDS encoding diacylglycerol/polyprenol kinase family protein → MTVLAFPSPPTSITAQLLLVGIWLGIVIGSAELLKRLITTDPEITRKVVHIGTGNVILLAWWLDVPTWVGISASVIFSIVTLLSYRYPILSSVSGVGRKSLGTFFYALSIGILIAWFWPLKLPQYAAIGILTMTWGDGLAALIGQRFGRHPYQAWGMKKSWEGSLSMVGVSCLIIYGILWITQGNITATWISAVAISVIVSTLEAFSKWGVDNLTVPIASAALSFVFNEFWLT, encoded by the coding sequence TTGACCGTGCTCGCATTTCCTAGCCCTCCTACATCTATCACCGCACAACTGCTGCTGGTGGGAATATGGTTGGGAATTGTGATCGGGAGTGCTGAACTCCTAAAGCGACTAATTACCACCGATCCTGAAATCACCCGTAAGGTGGTTCATATTGGTACGGGCAATGTCATTTTGTTGGCTTGGTGGCTGGATGTGCCTACCTGGGTTGGAATTTCAGCTTCGGTTATTTTCAGTATTGTGACGTTGCTGTCTTATCGTTACCCTATTTTGTCTAGTGTGAGTGGTGTGGGCCGGAAAAGTCTGGGGACTTTTTTCTATGCTTTAAGCATTGGTATTTTGATTGCTTGGTTTTGGCCCTTAAAGCTGCCCCAATATGCTGCCATAGGTATTTTGACCATGACCTGGGGAGATGGTTTAGCTGCTCTGATTGGTCAGCGATTTGGCCGACATCCCTATCAAGCCTGGGGGATGAAAAAGAGCTGGGAAGGCTCTTTGAGTATGGTAGGCGTTAGCTGTCTGATCATCTACGGGATTTTGTGGATTACTCAGGGAAATATCACTGCCACTTGGATTAGTGCCGTCGCTATTTCTGTGATTGTTTCTACCCTAGAAGCTTTTTCTAAATGGGGTGTTGATAATCTCACTGTTCCCATTGCTAGCGCAGCTTTGAGCTTTGTTTTTAATGAGTTTTGGCTAACATAG
- the gyrB gene encoding DNA topoisomerase (ATP-hydrolyzing) subunit B: MATNYSADQIQVLEGLEPVRKRPGMYIGSTGPRGLHHLVYEVVDNSVDEALAGHCKHIHIYLNEDGSVRVTDDGRGIPTDKHPTTGKSALETVMTVLHAGGKFDGDSYKVSGGLHGVGISVVNALSEWVEAKVWRNGKVHTQRFERGIPKSELIAEPTDRKESGTAITFLPDNTIFTVTTEFDYKTLASRLRELAYLNAGVEISFHDNRLELLEADEPKVETYRYDGGIKEYVDYMNRDKEPIHEECIYVEGERNNVQVEVALQWCRDAYSDNLLGFANNIRTIDGGTHLEGLKTVLTRTMNSLARKRSKLKDGDSNLGGEHIREGLTAVISVKVPEPEFEGQTKTKLGNTEVRGIVDSLVGEVLTEYLDFHPNVADSVIEKALQAFNAAEAARRARELVRRKSVLESSTLPGKLADCSSRDPSTSEIYIVEGDSAGGSAKQGRDRGFQAILPLRGKILNIEKTDDAKIYKNNEIQSLITALGLGIKGEEFDVSQLRYHRIILMTDADVDGAHIRTLLLTFFYRYQRELIDQGYIYIACPPLYKIERGRSHYYCYSDRELQNLVQHEFPANANYTIQRFKGLGEMMPTQLWDTTMNPETRTLKQIDIEDAAEADRIFTILMGDRVAPRREFIETHGPRLNLAELDI; encoded by the coding sequence ATGGCCACAAACTACAGTGCAGATCAGATTCAAGTCCTGGAAGGATTGGAACCGGTTCGGAAACGTCCTGGGATGTATATCGGCAGCACTGGCCCCAGAGGTTTGCACCACTTAGTGTACGAGGTGGTCGATAACTCTGTCGATGAAGCCCTTGCGGGTCACTGTAAGCATATTCACATTTATTTAAATGAGGACGGTTCTGTCCGAGTCACCGATGATGGCCGCGGCATCCCCACCGACAAGCATCCCACTACAGGCAAATCGGCCCTAGAAACCGTGATGACCGTCCTCCATGCGGGCGGAAAGTTTGATGGGGATAGCTATAAAGTGTCAGGCGGACTCCACGGGGTAGGTATTTCCGTAGTTAACGCCCTCTCCGAATGGGTGGAAGCGAAAGTCTGGCGCAATGGCAAGGTTCATACCCAGCGATTTGAGCGAGGCATTCCAAAATCTGAATTAATCGCCGAACCCACCGATCGCAAAGAATCGGGAACCGCCATTACGTTTTTACCCGACAACACGATTTTTACCGTCACCACAGAATTCGACTATAAAACCCTTGCTAGCCGTTTGCGGGAACTCGCCTACCTGAATGCCGGGGTAGAAATTTCTTTCCACGATAACCGTCTGGAACTCCTAGAAGCCGACGAGCCCAAGGTTGAGACCTACCGCTACGATGGCGGAATTAAGGAATACGTTGATTACATGAACCGGGACAAAGAACCCATTCATGAAGAATGCATCTATGTAGAAGGAGAACGCAATAATGTTCAGGTCGAGGTAGCCCTGCAATGGTGCCGGGATGCCTATTCTGACAACCTGCTGGGATTTGCCAACAATATCCGCACCATTGATGGAGGTACCCACTTAGAAGGTCTGAAGACGGTGCTCACCCGGACCATGAACTCCCTGGCTCGGAAGCGCAGCAAGCTTAAAGATGGCGATTCTAACCTTGGGGGTGAACATATTCGGGAAGGCTTAACTGCCGTTATCTCCGTCAAAGTGCCGGAACCCGAATTTGAAGGCCAGACTAAAACCAAGTTGGGTAATACAGAAGTGCGGGGGATTGTTGATTCCCTCGTGGGTGAAGTACTCACGGAGTATTTAGACTTTCACCCCAATGTGGCGGATTCTGTGATTGAAAAAGCCCTGCAAGCCTTTAACGCCGCTGAAGCCGCTCGTCGGGCCAGGGAACTCGTTCGTCGCAAGTCGGTACTGGAATCCTCGACCCTACCTGGGAAGCTCGCAGACTGTAGTTCCCGTGACCCTAGTACATCAGAAATTTACATTGTGGAGGGAGATTCTGCGGGAGGGAGTGCGAAGCAAGGACGCGATCGCGGCTTCCAAGCCATTCTGCCCTTGCGAGGTAAAATCCTCAACATCGAGAAAACCGATGATGCCAAGATCTACAAAAACAATGAGATTCAGTCTCTGATTACTGCCTTGGGTCTCGGCATTAAAGGCGAAGAATTTGACGTCTCCCAGCTTCGCTATCATCGGATCATTCTGATGACGGACGCTGATGTAGATGGCGCTCATATTCGGACGCTCCTACTCACCTTCTTCTATCGCTATCAGCGAGAACTGATTGACCAGGGCTATATCTATATTGCCTGTCCCCCCCTCTACAAAATTGAGCGAGGTCGATCTCACTACTATTGCTATAGCGATCGCGAACTTCAGAACCTGGTTCAACATGAGTTCCCTGCGAATGCTAACTACACGATTCAGCGGTTTAAGGGCTTAGGAGAAATGATGCCAACCCAGCTTTGGGATACCACCATGAATCCCGAAACCCGGACCCTCAAACAAATCGATATTGAGGATGCGGCGGAGGCGGATCGGATTTTCACGATCCTGATGGGCGATCGCGTCGCTCCTCGCCGAGAATTTATCGAGACCCACGGTCCTCGACTTAACCTCGCTGAACTCGATATCTAG
- the miaA gene encoding tRNA (adenosine(37)-N6)-dimethylallyltransferase MiaA, with the protein MTPGLIVICGPTATGKSSLALALAQRLGGPILSADSRQIYRGFDIGTAKPSVTDQEDVPHYLIDICDPTETLTVADYQEQAQALIAQFHAEGQTPLLVGGTGLYIRAIVEGLKIPRVPPQLALRSQLQSQGQIQIYQWLQQVDPPAAQKIHAHDQVRTLRALEVFYTTGIPLSAQQGKNPPSYPILQIGLDISDLDQHTDIIQQRTAAMVEQGWLTEVQKLIDHYGAELPLLETLGYQEMKAHIHQQFSLEDAATQTVLHTRQFAKRQRTWFRANSAIHWFDAANSDLLSLVWEDIQGQSWL; encoded by the coding sequence ATGACGCCAGGGTTGATCGTAATTTGTGGGCCAACGGCGACAGGGAAATCCTCTCTGGCACTAGCTTTAGCCCAACGTTTGGGAGGGCCTATTCTCAGTGCTGACTCCCGGCAGATCTATCGGGGGTTTGATATTGGTACTGCGAAACCTTCTGTAACGGATCAAGAAGATGTTCCTCACTATCTCATTGATATCTGTGACCCTACTGAGACTTTGACGGTTGCCGACTACCAAGAACAGGCTCAGGCGCTCATTGCTCAGTTTCATGCTGAGGGGCAAACGCCGCTTCTAGTAGGAGGGACTGGACTGTATATCCGGGCGATTGTGGAGGGACTGAAGATTCCGCGGGTACCGCCGCAACTGGCGTTGCGATCTCAACTCCAATCCCAAGGCCAAATCCAGATTTACCAATGGCTCCAGCAAGTCGATCCACCAGCAGCCCAAAAAATTCATGCCCATGACCAAGTCCGTACCCTAAGAGCGTTAGAAGTCTTTTACACCACGGGCATCCCCCTATCGGCACAGCAAGGCAAGAATCCCCCGTCCTATCCCATTTTGCAAATTGGCTTAGATATTAGTGATTTGGACCAGCATACCGACATCATTCAGCAGCGCACGGCTGCCATGGTGGAGCAGGGCTGGTTGACTGAAGTCCAGAAACTCATCGACCACTATGGGGCCGAACTCCCCCTCTTAGAGACCCTAGGCTATCAAGAAATGAAGGCTCATATACACCAACAATTTTCTTTAGAAGACGCCGCAACCCAAACTGTTCTTCATACTCGCCAGTTCGCCAAGCGCCAACGCACCTGGTTTAGAGCGAATTCTGCCATTCATTGGTTCGATGCTGCAAATTCTGACTTACTTTCTCTCGTTTGGGAGGATATTCAAGGCCAATCCTGGTTGTAA
- a CDS encoding Spy/CpxP family protein refolding chaperone, with amino-acid sequence MKFRSSFLIAAVLLPVIGLVGMGQPSQAQPGQNSSTVLAQRQKLSPEERAAKREKRAAQFKQTLGLTDTQVTQIKSIRDSYRPKIKTLRQEAKTLREGGASQDQLQTLRQQRKELRKQMYNDIKAELTPEQAQKLEELKA; translated from the coding sequence ATGAAGTTTCGTTCTTCGTTTTTAATCGCAGCAGTTCTTTTACCCGTCATTGGCCTAGTTGGCATGGGGCAACCCTCTCAAGCCCAACCCGGCCAGAACTCATCGACTGTGCTGGCACAACGCCAAAAGCTGAGTCCAGAAGAACGGGCGGCTAAACGAGAAAAGCGAGCTGCACAATTTAAGCAGACCCTAGGTTTAACGGATACCCAAGTCACTCAAATCAAATCTATTCGCGACTCCTATCGACCCAAGATCAAAACCTTACGCCAAGAGGCTAAAACGCTACGGGAGGGGGGTGCCTCACAAGACCAACTCCAAACCCTTCGCCAGCAACGAAAAGAATTGCGCAAGCAAATGTACAACGATATCAAAGCTGAGCTGACTCCAGAGCAAGCTCAGAAGTTAGAAGAGCTTAAAGCCTGA
- a CDS encoding cupin domain-containing protein, which yields MKITQMQTLPNEIVRHNAAISKKVMLRAGEIPQLTQFSQARFPAGQMAKAHSHPDMYEVFFVEAGTGTMQIEGITHALTPGICITVEPHEVHEVVNTGQEDLVLTYFGLQADV from the coding sequence ATGAAAATCACCCAAATGCAAACCCTGCCTAACGAAATTGTTCGCCATAATGCGGCCATCTCTAAAAAGGTGATGTTGAGAGCGGGAGAGATTCCTCAACTAACTCAATTCTCTCAAGCTCGTTTCCCTGCTGGTCAAATGGCCAAGGCTCATTCCCATCCAGATATGTATGAAGTGTTCTTTGTTGAAGCAGGGACTGGGACAATGCAGATTGAAGGCATCACTCATGCCCTAACGCCGGGGATTTGTATCACAGTAGAACCCCATGAAGTCCATGAAGTGGTGAATACGGGGCAAGAAGACCTGGTATTAACCTATTTTGGTTTGCAAGCCGACGTTTAA
- a CDS encoding translation initiation factor gives MGKKQRPQSDRRVYSEFGNSSAPDPTSRPDPPPAQQTLKIQVSRKGRKGKTVTVISGFQAQPTTLADLTKKLKAQCGAGGTLKDKEIEVQGDHRQKLADYLKKQGYSVKFVGG, from the coding sequence ATGGGTAAGAAACAGCGTCCTCAATCCGATCGCCGAGTGTACAGTGAATTTGGCAATTCTTCAGCACCCGATCCAACCTCCCGTCCCGATCCGCCTCCTGCTCAACAGACTTTGAAGATTCAAGTCTCCCGTAAGGGGCGTAAAGGCAAAACCGTAACCGTTATTAGTGGCTTTCAAGCCCAACCGACCACCCTAGCCGATTTAACAAAAAAGCTGAAAGCTCAATGTGGGGCCGGTGGCACCCTCAAAGACAAAGAAATTGAGGTCCAAGGCGATCATCGCCAAAAACTTGCCGACTACCTCAAGAAACAAGGATATTCCGTTAAATTCGTGGGTGGTTAA
- a CDS encoding low molecular weight protein tyrosine phosphatase family protein, which produces MLKILFVCSRNQWRSPTAEQVWKNYPGLQVRSAGTSPKAKRTLSMADLRWADLVLVMEKKHKNRILAQFKQWADHTPIHILDIPDDYQYMDPDLVEHLQDVVSGYVEKGLSANSSDAQFT; this is translated from the coding sequence ATGCTGAAGATATTGTTTGTCTGTAGTCGTAACCAGTGGCGCAGTCCAACAGCAGAGCAAGTCTGGAAAAATTATCCAGGCTTGCAGGTGCGATCCGCAGGCACCAGCCCCAAAGCTAAGCGGACTCTGTCCATGGCCGATCTTCGCTGGGCCGATCTGGTCCTAGTGATGGAGAAAAAGCATAAAAATCGAATTCTGGCCCAATTTAAGCAATGGGCAGATCATACCCCCATTCATATTCTGGATATCCCAGATGACTATCAGTACATGGACCCAGATTTAGTTGAGCATCTTCAAGATGTCGTGTCTGGGTATGTAGAGAAAGGGCTCAGTGCGAACTCCAGTGATGCTCAGTTTACATAA
- the leuC gene encoding 3-isopropylmalate dehydratase large subunit, giving the protein MSQGTLFDKVWDLHTVDVLPSGQTQLFIGLHLIHEVTSPQAFTMLKDRGLSVLYPQRTVATVDHIVPTENQARPFADALAEEMMQALEQSCQDHGITFHNIGSGKQGIVHVIAPEQGLTQPGMTIACGDSHTSTHGAFGAISFGIGTSQVRDVLASQTLALAKLKVRKVEVNGTLPAGVYAKDVILHIIRTLGVKGGVGYAYEFAGTTFEQMTMDERMTVCNMSIEGGARCGYVNPDAITFEYLKGREAAPKGADWDQAVAWWQSIRSDADAVYDDVVVFDAQDISPTVTWGITPGQGIGIDEAIPGLDHFTDADQPIASEAYKYMDLQPGQPIQGTKVDVCFIGSCTNGRISDLREAAQFAKGNQVAAGVKAFVVPGSEQVKQQAESEGLHHIFEQAGFEWREPGCSMCLAMNPDKLQGRQLSASSSNRNFKGRQGSASGRTLLMSPAMVVAAAIKGEVADVRQIPKASS; this is encoded by the coding sequence ATGAGCCAGGGCACGCTATTTGATAAAGTTTGGGACTTACATACCGTAGATGTACTCCCCTCTGGCCAAACCCAGTTATTTATTGGCCTCCATCTTATCCATGAAGTGACGAGTCCTCAAGCCTTTACGATGCTGAAAGATCGTGGGCTTAGCGTTTTATATCCACAACGAACGGTGGCGACGGTCGATCACATCGTCCCGACGGAAAACCAGGCCCGTCCCTTTGCCGATGCTCTGGCCGAAGAAATGATGCAGGCCTTGGAACAGAGCTGCCAAGATCATGGCATTACCTTTCATAATATTGGCTCGGGTAAGCAGGGGATTGTCCATGTTATTGCGCCTGAACAAGGTTTAACCCAACCGGGCATGACCATTGCCTGTGGTGATAGCCATACTTCAACCCATGGGGCTTTTGGTGCCATCTCATTTGGGATTGGAACCAGCCAAGTGCGAGATGTGCTGGCGTCCCAGACCCTTGCCCTTGCCAAGCTCAAAGTGCGCAAAGTGGAAGTCAACGGGACTTTGCCTGCTGGTGTGTATGCCAAAGATGTGATCTTGCATATCATTCGCACCCTGGGAGTAAAAGGGGGGGTGGGTTATGCCTATGAATTTGCTGGAACTACCTTTGAGCAAATGACCATGGATGAGCGGATGACGGTGTGCAATATGTCCATCGAGGGTGGAGCACGCTGTGGCTACGTCAATCCAGACGCCATCACTTTTGAGTATCTCAAAGGGCGGGAAGCAGCGCCTAAAGGAGCAGATTGGGACCAGGCGGTGGCGTGGTGGCAGAGTATTCGCAGTGATGCTGATGCTGTGTATGACGATGTGGTTGTCTTTGATGCCCAGGATATTTCACCCACGGTGACTTGGGGCATTACGCCAGGTCAGGGCATTGGCATTGATGAGGCGATTCCTGGCCTCGACCATTTTACGGATGCCGATCAGCCCATTGCCTCTGAAGCTTACAAGTATATGGACTTGCAGCCTGGGCAACCGATTCAAGGGACCAAGGTGGATGTCTGTTTTATTGGCAGTTGTACCAATGGCAGAATCAGTGATCTACGCGAGGCTGCCCAGTTTGCTAAAGGCAACCAGGTTGCCGCTGGAGTAAAGGCTTTTGTGGTACCCGGATCAGAGCAAGTTAAACAGCAGGCCGAGTCGGAAGGGTTACACCATATTTTTGAACAAGCTGGATTTGAATGGCGAGAGCCGGGATGTTCCATGTGTTTGGCTATGAATCCCGATAAGCTCCAAGGGCGGCAGCTCAGTGCGTCTTCTTCCAATCGGAATTTTAAAGGACGCCAGGGGTCTGCATCTGGGCGAACATTGCTGATGAGTCCGGCGATGGTAGTGGCAGCTGCCATCAAAGGCGAAGTTGCAGATGTCCGCCAAATCCCTAAGGCAAGCTCTTAA